From the genome of Armatimonadota bacterium, one region includes:
- a CDS encoding redoxin domain-containing protein: MGPMGSRRRQAILLGGLVVFLGLLGFATFRANRPASLTVALARGETPAAPPLVLPRLDAEGDLDLGTLRGRVVVLNFWSSWCIPCREEAPALEAAWQRYRGQGVVVVGVNVQDLTPAALRFLHETRTTYPTVRDKDNTVYRAYGLTGVPETFFVDRSGRIVRKFPGAVTDPQEWFRAVEAALARQP; encoded by the coding sequence ATGGGACCGATGGGCAGCCGGCGGCGCCAGGCGATCCTGCTCGGCGGCCTCGTTGTATTCCTCGGGCTGCTGGGCTTCGCTACCTTCCGTGCTAACCGTCCGGCTTCGCTCACGGTCGCGCTGGCCCGGGGAGAGACGCCGGCGGCACCACCACTGGTGCTGCCGCGCCTGGACGCGGAGGGGGATCTGGACCTGGGGACACTCCGCGGCCGTGTGGTCGTGTTGAACTTCTGGTCCTCGTGGTGCATACCGTGCCGCGAGGAGGCACCCGCGCTGGAGGCCGCATGGCAGCGGTACAGGGGGCAGGGTGTCGTGGTGGTAGGCGTGAATGTGCAGGATCTAACGCCGGCAGCGCTGCGCTTCCTGCACGAGACCAGGACCACTTACCCCACGGTCCGCGACAAGGACAACACCGTGTACAGGGCCTACGGCCTCACCGGCGTACCCGAGACCTTCTTCGTGGACCGCTCTGGTCGCATCGTACGCAAGTTCCCCGGCGCGGTGACTGATCCCCAGGAATGGTTTCGGGCCGTCGAGGCGGCGCTGGCGCGGCAGCCCTAG
- a CDS encoding heavy-metal-associated domain-containing protein has translation MITKTFNVPKIHCDGCVRTVTRTLTQLPGVSKVEASAVTKKVLVEFNPTALDEARLREALQAAGYPVV, from the coding sequence ATGATCACGAAGACCTTCAACGTTCCCAAGATCCACTGTGATGGCTGCGTGCGCACGGTGACCCGGACGCTGACGCAGTTGCCCGGCGTGTCAAAGGTCGAGGCCAGCGCGGTGACAAAGAAGGTCCTGGTGGAGTTCAACCCGACGGCGCTGGATGAGGCGCGCCTCCGCGAAGCACTGCAGGCCGCCGGGTATCCTGTTGTCTAG
- a CDS encoding copper-translocating P-type ATPase encodes MSCASCVARVEEGLLKAAGVSAAQVNFASERASVAFDPEQATLRDLVAAVRGAGYEVRKERLVIPIAGMSCASCVSTVETALRETEGVLVASVNLAREQATVEFIPGVATPEALRQAVRNAGYEPLAAEEGTVDRETERREREQRALRVRLVGAALLSLPILWGSLPHMGLHVWAPAFLHNWVVQFGLATPVQFWAGWRFYRGMWAATRHGTADMNTLIAVGTSAAYLYSAVATFFPRWFTGGGLEPTVYYETASIIIAFILLGRYLEALAKGRTSEAIRRLMRLQAKTARVVRDGSEVDVPVEEVVVGDVVVVRPGEKIPVDGIVLDGFSTVDESMITGESMPVEKAAGLEVIGATINKTGTFRFRASKVGRDTALAQIIRLVEEAQGTKAPIQRLADRVAAYFVPVVIAIALATGGVWLAIGPQPALTYALLTFVAVLIIACPCALGLATPTAIMVGTGRGAEAGILIRGGEALEIAHRITAVVLDKTGTLTQGAPAVTDVLPAEGFDETTLLRLGGAAERGSEHPVGEAIVARARSSGITLGDAATFEAVPGQGIEATVEGRQILVGNTALMSRHGIAVGALDARANDLAAGGKTPMLVAVDGRAAGVIGVADTLRQHSRDVVAALHRMNLQVVMLTGDNRRTAQAIAQQVGVDRVLAEVKPDEKAAHVEALQREGHVVAMVGDGINDAPALARADLGIAIGAGTDVAIESAGIVLIGEDLRGVLSAIALSRRTMRTIRQNLFWAFAYNVALIPVAAGVLYPFTGMLLSPVLAALAMAASSVTVVSNSLRLRGYRPAGTISSRE; translated from the coding sequence ATGTCGTGCGCCTCGTGCGTGGCCAGGGTGGAGGAGGGCCTCCTGAAGGCAGCCGGCGTGAGCGCGGCGCAGGTCAACTTCGCTTCGGAGCGCGCCTCGGTTGCCTTCGACCCCGAGCAGGCCACCCTGAGAGACCTGGTCGCGGCGGTACGCGGCGCTGGCTACGAGGTCCGGAAAGAGCGCCTGGTCATCCCCATTGCAGGGATGTCCTGCGCCTCGTGCGTGAGCACTGTTGAGACGGCGTTGCGGGAGACCGAGGGCGTCCTGGTTGCCTCGGTGAACCTGGCGCGGGAACAGGCGACCGTCGAGTTCATACCCGGTGTCGCCACGCCGGAGGCCCTCAGGCAGGCCGTGCGTAACGCGGGCTACGAGCCGCTGGCCGCCGAGGAGGGCACGGTTGACCGCGAGACCGAGCGCCGCGAGCGCGAGCAGCGCGCGTTGCGCGTCCGCCTGGTCGGCGCGGCGCTCCTGAGCCTTCCGATTCTCTGGGGCAGCCTCCCGCACATGGGACTCCACGTGTGGGCACCGGCCTTTCTGCACAACTGGGTGGTGCAGTTCGGACTGGCGACCCCGGTGCAGTTCTGGGCCGGCTGGCGGTTCTACCGCGGGATGTGGGCGGCGACGCGACACGGGACCGCCGACATGAACACCCTCATCGCGGTGGGCACCTCGGCGGCGTATCTCTACAGTGCCGTCGCTACCTTCTTCCCGCGGTGGTTCACGGGCGGTGGGCTCGAGCCCACCGTTTACTACGAGACCGCCTCGATCATCATTGCCTTCATCCTGCTCGGGCGGTACCTGGAGGCGCTGGCCAAGGGCCGCACAAGCGAGGCGATCCGTCGCCTGATGAGGCTTCAGGCCAAGACCGCCCGCGTGGTCCGGGACGGCTCCGAAGTTGATGTGCCTGTCGAGGAAGTGGTCGTCGGTGACGTCGTGGTCGTGCGGCCAGGCGAGAAGATCCCGGTGGACGGCATCGTGCTCGACGGGTTCTCGACGGTGGACGAGTCAATGATCACCGGGGAGTCCATGCCAGTGGAGAAGGCCGCCGGTCTCGAGGTGATAGGCGCAACGATCAACAAGACCGGGACCTTCCGGTTCCGCGCCTCGAAGGTGGGGCGGGACACCGCGCTGGCGCAGATCATTCGGCTGGTCGAGGAAGCCCAGGGTACCAAAGCGCCGATCCAGCGTCTGGCCGACAGGGTTGCCGCCTACTTCGTGCCGGTGGTGATCGCGATCGCGCTGGCCACCGGTGGTGTCTGGCTGGCGATCGGGCCGCAGCCGGCGCTGACCTATGCCCTGCTCACCTTCGTGGCGGTGCTGATAATCGCGTGCCCGTGCGCGCTCGGCCTGGCCACGCCCACGGCGATCATGGTCGGGACCGGGCGGGGCGCCGAAGCCGGGATCCTGATCCGCGGTGGCGAAGCGCTGGAGATCGCCCACCGCATCACCGCGGTGGTTCTCGACAAGACCGGCACGCTGACGCAGGGGGCCCCCGCCGTGACAGATGTCCTCCCGGCCGAGGGGTTCGACGAGACGACCCTGCTGCGGCTGGGGGGCGCGGCCGAACGCGGGAGCGAGCACCCGGTAGGAGAGGCGATCGTCGCCCGCGCGCGAAGCAGCGGTATCACCCTTGGCGATGCTGCCACGTTCGAGGCCGTGCCAGGTCAGGGCATCGAGGCCACGGTAGAGGGGCGACAGATCCTGGTCGGCAACACTGCCCTGATGTCCCGCCACGGGATCGCGGTGGGCGCCCTGGACGCGCGCGCGAACGATCTTGCGGCTGGTGGCAAGACGCCGATGCTGGTGGCGGTTGACGGCCGGGCCGCCGGGGTGATCGGCGTGGCCGATACTCTCAGACAGCACAGCCGGGATGTCGTGGCCGCGCTCCACCGGATGAACCTTCAAGTTGTGATGCTGACCGGCGACAACCGGCGGACAGCCCAGGCGATCGCGCAGCAGGTGGGAGTGGACCGCGTTCTGGCCGAGGTCAAGCCCGACGAGAAGGCCGCGCACGTCGAGGCGCTTCAACGCGAAGGGCACGTGGTCGCCATGGTGGGAGATGGGATCAACGACGCGCCAGCCCTGGCGCGCGCCGACCTGGGAATCGCCATCGGCGCCGGGACCGACGTGGCCATCGAGTCCGCGGGCATAGTGCTGATAGGCGAGGACCTGCGCGGGGTGCTGTCGGCGATCGCCCTGAGCCGCCGCACGATGCGTACGATCCGGCAGAACCTGTTTTGGGCGTTCGCGTACAACGTCGCTCTGATTCCTGTGGCCGCAGGCGTGCTGTATCCTTTTACGGGCATGCTGCTGAGCCCGGTCCTTGCCGCGCTGGCGATGGCGGCCAGTTCGGTGACGGTGGTGAGCAACAGCCTGCGGTTACGGGGATACCGGCCCGCGGGTACGATATCTTCAAGGGAGTGA
- a CDS encoding metal-sensitive transcriptional regulator produces the protein MKHGSVEKRRKVLVRLRSVAGHVRGIERMVEGDSYCIDVIRQVQAVQRALDRVNAMLLEDHLEHCATTAIRASDPRERERTITELLEVFKTSSRL, from the coding sequence ATGAAGCACGGGTCGGTCGAGAAGCGGCGGAAGGTGCTGGTGCGGCTTCGCAGCGTCGCCGGGCACGTCCGCGGCATCGAGCGGATGGTGGAGGGCGACTCCTACTGCATTGACGTGATACGGCAGGTACAGGCAGTCCAGCGGGCCCTGGACAGGGTGAACGCCATGCTGCTCGAGGACCACCTGGAGCACTGCGCAACGACCGCGATACGCGCCAGCGACCCTCGGGAACGCGAGCGCACAATCACCGAGTTGCTCGAGGTCTTCAAGACATCGAGCAGGCTCTAG
- a CDS encoding NADP-dependent isocitrate dehydrogenase, with product MSQNVPITVAHGDGIGPEIMAATLLILSEAGARIDIETIEIGEKVFLRGHSSGIEPGAWESLRRTKVFLKAPITTPQGGGYKSLNVTTRKMLGLYANVRPCASYHPFVDTKHPGMDVVIVRENEEDLYAGIEYRQTDDVYQSLKIISRPGTERVVRYAFEYAAQNSRKKVTCFTKDNILKMSDGLFHKVFDEIGAQYPAIEKEHWIVDIGAAKLADTPEAFDVIVLPNMYGDILSDVAAQIAGSVGLAGSANIGDQCAMFEAIHGSAPRRAGQNVANPSGLLLGAVMMLVHIGQPDVAERVHNAWLRTIEDGVHTSDIYAYGVSREKVGTSEFARAVAGRLGLVPERLKAVSYPAASGQRIGAVAASRRRAKKALVGVDVFVHWRGGSPDQLGEQVEALSGSDLRLGIISNRGVVVYPGGLPETLCVDQWRCRFLSRAEGGAIAHSQIIALLQRIGNAGLDFIKTENLYTFEDEPGYSLDQGE from the coding sequence ATGAGCCAGAACGTCCCGATAACCGTGGCGCACGGCGACGGCATCGGCCCTGAGATCATGGCCGCCACCCTCCTGATCCTGAGCGAGGCCGGCGCCCGGATCGACATCGAGACGATCGAGATCGGCGAGAAGGTATTCCTCCGGGGCCACAGCAGCGGCATCGAGCCCGGAGCATGGGAGTCGCTCCGCCGCACGAAGGTGTTCCTCAAGGCACCCATCACAACGCCCCAGGGCGGCGGCTACAAGAGTCTCAACGTGACCACGCGCAAGATGCTGGGGCTGTACGCCAACGTGCGGCCGTGCGCGTCTTACCACCCCTTCGTGGACACCAAGCATCCGGGAATGGACGTCGTGATCGTGCGCGAGAACGAGGAAGACCTGTACGCCGGGATCGAGTACCGGCAGACGGACGACGTCTACCAGAGCCTTAAGATCATCTCCCGACCCGGAACCGAGAGGGTAGTCCGGTACGCTTTCGAGTACGCGGCCCAGAACAGCCGCAAGAAGGTTACCTGCTTCACAAAGGACAACATCCTCAAGATGTCCGACGGGCTGTTTCACAAGGTCTTCGACGAGATAGGCGCACAGTATCCTGCGATCGAGAAGGAACACTGGATCGTTGACATCGGCGCAGCCAAACTGGCCGACACGCCCGAGGCATTCGACGTGATCGTCCTGCCCAACATGTACGGCGACATCCTGTCGGACGTGGCCGCGCAGATCGCCGGATCGGTAGGGCTGGCGGGATCGGCCAACATCGGCGACCAGTGCGCCATGTTCGAGGCCATCCATGGTTCGGCGCCGCGCCGCGCTGGGCAGAATGTGGCCAATCCTTCGGGCCTGTTGCTGGGGGCGGTCATGATGTTGGTCCACATCGGCCAGCCGGACGTGGCGGAGCGCGTGCACAACGCCTGGCTCCGAACGATCGAGGACGGGGTGCACACCTCCGACATCTACGCCTACGGCGTCAGCCGGGAGAAGGTCGGCACCAGCGAGTTCGCCCGGGCTGTCGCCGGCCGGTTGGGTCTGGTGCCCGAGCGGCTGAAGGCGGTCAGCTACCCGGCGGCATCCGGGCAGAGGATCGGGGCCGTGGCCGCGTCACGGCGTCGCGCCAAGAAGGCGCTCGTGGGCGTGGACGTCTTCGTCCACTGGCGGGGAGGCTCGCCCGACCAGCTCGGCGAGCAGGTGGAAGCACTAAGCGGATCCGACCTCAGGCTGGGCATTATAAGCAACCGCGGTGTCGTGGTGTATCCCGGCGGGCTCCCCGAGACGTTGTGCGTGGACCAGTGGCGATGCCGGTTCCTGTCGCGGGCCGAAGGCGGGGCCATCGCTCACAGCCAGATCATCGCGCTGCTGCAGCGGATCGGTAACGCCGGACTGGACTTCATCAAGACCGAGAACCTCTACACCTTCGAGGACGAGCCGGGCTACTCGCTCGATCAGGGCGAGTAG
- a CDS encoding DUF4097 domain-containing protein: MDEERQRVLRMLKAGRVTVEEAEALLEALGEEQVGPTASAGTPDARTPPARPAGERRDDLQGLIDEIMASIDVEGIVSTVRASVDTVRESLRRSKGDVHRIRGDVRRAAREARRHGIKLRITDAIEGLWGMVGAAGAWSHDAVLEAGQRVTVHNLWGDTRLSASTDGQMRVRASIRAWARDEADAAAARDRVRITATSEGQVFAIRAEHSIGVQRRVRVDFDLAVPPGIPVVVTQTKGDLQASGTEGHLTAHLTSGDITVTDARGILELRTLRGDIAIEAADGQITAHSKSGDLVLRRPTAAVVLDLSTVSGDVEAEVDQFVAGSASRLATVSGDITTRLGPRAACRIGARVASGEIRTGEGLGEVQRGSRSLQGTRGSGDATLDLSTMSGDILIVAAPYSP; the protein is encoded by the coding sequence GTGGACGAGGAACGGCAGCGCGTGCTGCGGATGCTCAAAGCAGGCAGGGTCACGGTCGAGGAAGCCGAGGCGCTTCTCGAAGCGCTGGGCGAGGAACAGGTAGGGCCCACGGCCAGCGCGGGCACCCCGGATGCTAGAACCCCGCCGGCTCGGCCGGCGGGCGAGCGTCGGGACGATCTCCAGGGGTTGATTGACGAGATCATGGCCAGCATTGACGTCGAGGGCATCGTCAGCACGGTGCGCGCATCGGTGGACACTGTCCGCGAGTCGCTTCGGCGCTCCAAGGGGGACGTGCACAGGATAAGGGGCGATGTGCGTCGTGCCGCCCGGGAGGCCCGGCGTCACGGAATCAAGTTGAGAATTACCGACGCAATTGAGGGTCTGTGGGGCATGGTTGGGGCCGCTGGCGCTTGGTCCCATGACGCTGTTCTGGAAGCCGGGCAGCGCGTGACCGTCCACAACCTCTGGGGAGACACACGGCTCTCGGCCAGCACCGACGGCCAGATGCGCGTGCGGGCCTCAATCCGGGCGTGGGCGCGCGACGAGGCCGACGCGGCGGCCGCCAGGGACCGCGTGCGCATCACCGCCACGTCCGAAGGGCAGGTGTTCGCCATCCGGGCTGAGCACAGCATAGGTGTGCAGCGGCGGGTGCGCGTGGATTTCGATCTTGCCGTGCCCCCCGGTATCCCTGTCGTGGTCACTCAGACAAAGGGAGACCTGCAGGCCAGCGGAACCGAAGGCCACCTGACCGCTCACCTGACGAGCGGGGACATCACCGTAACAGACGCGAGGGGCATTCTGGAGTTGCGCACGCTGCGGGGGGACATCGCGATAGAGGCAGCGGACGGGCAGATCACCGCTCACTCCAAGAGCGGCGACCTGGTACTTCGACGCCCCACCGCCGCTGTCGTGCTGGACCTCTCCACTGTCAGCGGCGATGTGGAGGCGGAGGTGGATCAGTTTGTCGCCGGAAGCGCCTCCAGGCTTGCCACGGTCAGCGGCGATATCACTACACGACTAGGCCCGCGGGCAGCGTGCCGGATAGGCGCCCGGGTCGCCTCGGGGGAGATCAGGACAGGCGAGGGGCTGGGCGAGGTGCAGCGTGGAAGTAGGTCGCTCCAGGGCACACGTGGATCCGGCGACGCCACCCTGGACCTGTCCACGATGAGCGGTGATATCCTGATTGTCGCCGCGCCCTACTCGCCCTGA
- a CDS encoding DUF2089 domain-containing protein → MPGACPVCGDALAVVRLECSTCQTAVEGRYRASRFAGLSADQIAFLEVFLRSRGNIRKVEREMGISYPTVRSRLDAVLSTLGLAVGIEEDEAAFQQRRREIMDMLEAGDLTPAEATRMLRQSSKTE, encoded by the coding sequence ATGCCTGGGGCCTGCCCGGTGTGTGGCGATGCGCTGGCCGTGGTCCGGCTCGAGTGCAGCACCTGTCAGACCGCGGTGGAGGGCCGGTACCGGGCCTCACGGTTCGCCGGGCTGTCGGCCGACCAGATCGCTTTCCTAGAGGTGTTTCTCCGTTCCCGGGGCAACATCCGCAAAGTCGAACGCGAGATGGGCATCTCATATCCCACTGTGCGAAGCCGCCTGGACGCGGTCCTGAGCACCCTGGGCCTGGCGGTCGGGATTGAAGAGGACGAGGCCGCGTTCCAGCAGCGCAGGAGGGAAATCATGGACATGCTCGAGGCCGGGGATCTCACGCCTGCTGAGGCGACCAGGATGCTGCGGCAGTCGAGCAAGACCGAATAG
- a CDS encoding xanthine dehydrogenase family protein molybdopterin-binding subunit has protein sequence MLHQVVVRSPHAHARLIAIRAEVALRMPGVVSVVTAADLAGRVGAYPIGAIEGAWAADTPHPLLADGKVRYVGEPVAAVLAESRAAAVDAAELVDVEYEPLPALVDPAEALGSAMLLHEKLGENVVLRWDRAGGDVEGAFQAAARVTSGKFDLPRLIAAPIEPRGALASYEPGTDLLTVWCSAQDPYRPLAQLGQILRRPEDRIRLVVPDVGGAFGSKGIIPPEGALAAWLAIRTGRPVRWVEDRRESFVAAYQGRGLRAELEMAVAASGRILGVRASLLSDAGAYLYPATALSPVTAGMLLTGAYAIPAASVKLVGVCTNKVPAGQYRGAGRPEAAYLVERMMDLIAGEMNLDPVEIRRQNLIPPESFPHRTPLGFVYDSGNYGRALDRACELVEYDAWRERQRLARAEGRLIGIGLGLYVERAGSQIWESGACSVRPDGRVVVRTGSCSHGQGHETTFAQIAADALQVDPDAIVVEYGDTAVVPRGVGTFGSRSTAVGGSAVLTAVQKVKVKAGRIAAHILEAAEADIEWSRGQLHVRGAPGRAVSWKQVAAAAYQPARLPPDIEVGLDAAATFRLVGPVFPFGVYAAVVEIDRTTGQVHVLRLVAVDDAGTIVNPLLAEGQVIGAVAQGLGQVLAEQAIHDTEGQLLTATFADYPMLRAHQVVDVTTEFLETRSPFNPLGAKGIGEAGTIGTPPAVANAVADALAPLGIRHVDMPLTPEKMWHLVRGAGAPPR, from the coding sequence ATGCTCCACCAGGTGGTTGTGCGCAGCCCGCACGCTCATGCCCGGCTGATCGCCATACGCGCCGAGGTCGCCCTGCGCATGCCAGGCGTGGTGTCGGTGGTCACGGCAGCAGACCTGGCAGGGCGCGTGGGTGCCTACCCTATCGGGGCGATAGAGGGCGCGTGGGCCGCGGATACCCCGCACCCGCTCCTTGCGGACGGCAAGGTGCGCTATGTGGGCGAGCCCGTGGCCGCGGTGCTTGCCGAAAGCCGAGCAGCAGCCGTGGACGCTGCCGAACTCGTAGATGTGGAGTACGAGCCGCTCCCCGCGCTGGTGGACCCTGCCGAGGCCCTGGGCAGCGCTATGCTCCTGCACGAGAAGCTGGGGGAGAACGTGGTCCTGCGATGGGATCGGGCGGGCGGCGACGTCGAAGGGGCCTTCCAGGCCGCGGCGCGGGTTACCTCGGGTAAGTTTGATCTCCCGCGCCTGATCGCGGCACCGATCGAGCCCAGGGGTGCCCTGGCCTCATACGAGCCGGGGACCGACCTGCTAACGGTCTGGTGCTCGGCGCAGGATCCATACCGCCCGCTTGCGCAGCTTGGCCAGATCCTCAGACGGCCGGAAGACAGGATTCGGCTGGTGGTTCCGGATGTGGGAGGTGCTTTCGGCAGCAAGGGGATCATCCCACCCGAGGGCGCCCTGGCCGCGTGGCTGGCGATCCGGACCGGCCGGCCCGTCCGGTGGGTGGAGGACCGCCGGGAGAGCTTCGTGGCTGCCTACCAGGGCAGGGGGCTGCGCGCCGAGTTGGAGATGGCGGTAGCCGCCAGCGGCAGGATTCTGGGCGTGCGCGCAAGCCTGCTCTCGGACGCCGGGGCGTACCTCTACCCTGCCACTGCGCTGTCACCCGTCACCGCGGGCATGCTGCTGACCGGCGCTTATGCGATCCCGGCCGCATCCGTGAAGCTGGTCGGAGTGTGCACGAACAAGGTGCCAGCGGGTCAGTACAGGGGCGCAGGCCGACCCGAGGCCGCCTACCTGGTCGAACGCATGATGGACCTCATCGCCGGGGAGATGAATCTGGACCCCGTCGAGATCCGCCGGCAGAACCTCATTCCCCCGGAGAGCTTTCCCCACCGGACGCCACTCGGCTTCGTGTATGATTCCGGGAACTACGGCCGCGCGCTGGATCGGGCATGCGAGCTTGTCGAGTACGACGCGTGGCGGGAGCGGCAGCGGCTCGCGCGCGCAGAGGGTCGCCTGATTGGCATCGGGCTGGGTCTATACGTAGAGCGCGCCGGCAGCCAGATCTGGGAGAGCGGTGCCTGCTCCGTCCGTCCCGACGGCCGGGTCGTGGTACGCACGGGGTCGTGTTCCCACGGTCAGGGCCACGAGACGACCTTCGCCCAGATAGCGGCCGATGCGCTCCAGGTAGATCCCGATGCCATCGTGGTCGAGTACGGGGATACCGCTGTCGTTCCGCGTGGCGTCGGCACCTTCGGGAGCCGCTCCACCGCGGTCGGGGGCTCGGCCGTGCTCACAGCGGTTCAGAAGGTGAAGGTGAAGGCAGGCCGGATCGCCGCCCACATTCTGGAGGCCGCCGAGGCCGACATCGAGTGGTCGCGCGGGCAGCTGCACGTCCGCGGGGCCCCGGGCCGCGCCGTCTCGTGGAAGCAGGTCGCAGCGGCCGCCTACCAGCCCGCGCGGCTTCCGCCTGACATAGAGGTGGGGCTCGACGCTGCCGCGACCTTCCGCCTTGTTGGCCCGGTCTTCCCGTTCGGGGTCTACGCGGCCGTTGTGGAGATAGACCGGACTACCGGGCAGGTGCACGTGCTCAGGCTGGTTGCGGTGGACGATGCGGGGACAATCGTCAATCCGCTGCTGGCCGAAGGGCAGGTCATCGGCGCCGTAGCCCAGGGGTTGGGGCAGGTGCTGGCCGAGCAGGCGATCCACGACACCGAAGGTCAGTTGCTGACGGCAACCTTCGCTGACTATCCGATGCTCCGGGCCCACCAGGTCGTGGATGTTACCACCGAGTTCCTGGAGACGCGTTCGCCGTTCAACCCGCTGGGTGCAAAGGGTATCGGGGAGGCCGGGACCATTGGGACACCGCCGGCAGTCGCGAACGCGGTGGCCGACGCCCTGGCGCCTCTGGGAATCCGGCACGTGGATATGCCGCTGACGCCTGAGAAGATGTGGCATCTGGTGCGCGGCGCAGGCGCACCACCCCGCTGA